From a region of the Neodiprion fabricii isolate iyNeoFabr1 chromosome 7, iyNeoFabr1.1, whole genome shotgun sequence genome:
- the LOC124186375 gene encoding probable cytochrome P450 6a13: MWQFTFLEIVISCVTILTLLYYYSITKHSYWTGKNVEGPKPLPIYGNFLDVALMKTSLAEKLRDFYQVWKHKPFIGLFHGTVPVVMISDLTLLKHVFVKDFTTFTDRGLLVNEDVDPLSNNLFSTGGHRWRRLRSKLSPVFTSGKLKQMYHLLSECADHFEKYVIDLAAKGDPIECKEITAKFTTDVIGSCAFGLNMNALTSENSEFRKMGKKVFDPSVRDSVVRTMRDSLPVLFKFLKIRVFSREMTEFFVNSTAETIAYRIKHDIVRPDFIHLLMELRKDADPTDFEWTDELVAAQVFIFFLAGFETSATTISFALYELAQNESIQEKLRDEIQSALKTHNGSLPFEVIKELKYLDKVFQETLRKHPPLSFLSRRSVKDYTIPDTTVHIPSGTKIFIPILGLHHDPQYYPDPEVFDPERFAAEAVQKRPQMAYLPFGEGPRICIGARFAVYQTKMGIIQILKNFKVSLCSKTKVPYDIDPTTFVLSARDGIYLNFTNLS, from the exons ATGTGGCAATTCACCTTTCTTGAAATCGTCATAAGCTGTGTGACCATTCTGACACTTTTATACTACTACAGTATCACGAAACACTCCTATTGGACGGGGAAGAATGTGGAAGGCCCAAAGCCACTGCCGATATACGGTAATTTCTTGGACGTTGCTCTTATGAAGACATCGCTTGCCGAAAAGCTTCGCGATTTCTACCAAGTTTGGAAGCACAAACCGTTCATCGGATTGTTCCACGGAACAGTCCCGGTTGTGATGATTAGTGATCTCACGCTGTTGAAGCACGTCTTCGTAAAGGATTTCACAACGTTCACCGACCGAGGACTTCTCGTTAACGAGGATGTTGACCCCTTGTCCAACAACTTGTTCAGTACCGGGGGTCATCGGTGGAGAAGGCTCAGAAGCAAGCTGTCGCCAGTCTTCACATCCGGGAAACTCAAGCAGATGTACCATCTTCTGTCCGAATGCGCGGATCACTTTGAAAAGTACGTCATTGACCTTGCCGCCAAGGGCGATCCAATCGAGTGTAAAGAGATCACAGCTAAGTTCACCACCGACGTTATCGGTTCCTGCGCCTTCGGACTCAACATGAACGCTCTAACCAGCGAGAATAGCGAGTTTAGAAAGATGGGGAAGAAGGTTTTTGATCCGTCGGTCAGAGACAGCGTAGTAAGAACAATGAGGGACAGTCTGCCAGTCCTATTCAAATTCTTAAAGATAAGAGTCTTTTCTCGCGAGATGACCGAATTCTTCGTCAACAGTACAGCAGAGACCATTGCGTACAGAATCAAACACGATATTGTTCGGCCCGACTTTATCCACTTGTTGATGGAACTTCGGAAAGATGCGGATCCAACTGACTTTG AATGGACGGACGAACTGGTGGCTGCTCAagttttcatcttcttcttggCTGGATTCGAGACTTCGGCCACAACAATATCTTTCGCTCTTTACGAACTAGCGCAGAATGAAAGTATTCAAGAAAAACTGCGTGATGAAATCCAAAGTGCTCTGAAAACTCACAACGGGAGTCTACCCTTCGAAGTGATCAAGGAGCTGAAGTATTTGGACAAAGTCTTTCAAG AAACATTGAGAAAACATCCGCCCCTTTCGTTTCTATCGCGAAGATCAGTCAAAGATTACACGATACCTGACACAACGGTCCATATTCCGAGTGGTACAAAAATCTTTATACCGATTTTGGGTCTTCACCACGATCCGCAGTATTATCCAGACCCTGAAGTGTTTGATCCCGAACGATTTGCGGCTGAAGCGGTTCAAAAAAGGCCTCAGATGGCGTACTTGCCATTTGGAGAAGGGCCGCGAATCTGCATTG gcGCCCGATTTGCGGTTTACCAGACGAAGATGGGTATCATTCAGATACTAAAAAACTTCAAAGTGTCACTATGTTCGAAGACGAAAGTTCCGTATGATATTGATCCGACAACTTTTGTGCTGTCCGCTCGTGATGGTATTTATTTAAACTTTACGAACCtttcatga
- the LOC124185957 gene encoding microsomal glutathione S-transferase 1-like: MAPSIDAETFKIFGFWGSILVLKILAMAVLTGRQRMRKKVFANPEDAARDKKAKIAFDDPDVERVRRAHLNDLENVVPWFIATWIWLGTGPSTWLAGLLIRVFVLSRILHTVVYAVVPLPQPSRAIAFFLGYFVTLYMAASTILYYSY, encoded by the exons ATGGCACCGAGCATAGATGCGGAgacgtttaaaatttttggtttttgggGCAGTATATTAGTCCTAAAAATCCTGGCTATGGCGGTGCTTACGGGCCGTCAGCGGATGCGGAAAAAG GTTTTCGCGAATCCGGAAGACGCCGCGAGGGACAAGAAGGCAAAAATCGCATTCGATGATCCAGACGTGGAACGAGTTCGTCGGGCCCACTTGAATGACCTTGAGAACGTTGTGCCATGGTTCATAGCCACTTGGATCTGGCTAGGAACGGGTCCATCGACGTGGCTGGCCGGCTTGTTGATCCGAGTTTTCGTCCTGTCCAGGATTCTTCATACCGTCGTATATGCAGTTGTACCTCTCCCCCAGCCTTCCAGGGCAATTGCTTTTTTCCTAGGATATTTCGTCACTTTATACATGGCAGCCTCAACGATATTGTATTACTCTTACTGA
- the LOC124185956 gene encoding microsomal glutathione S-transferase 1-like, giving the protein MSLNVNPEIVSIFSFWGGILALKILAMSLLTARQRFRKQVFANPEDTSLASKKSKVVFDDPDVERVRRAHLNDLENVVPWFIVTSLWIGTDPSTWLASLLIRTFVITRIIHTIVYAIVPFPQPARGLSFGVGFLTTGYMAVSTIMHYSS; this is encoded by the exons ATGTCTCTGAACGTAAATCCCGAAATTGTatcaatttttagtttttggGGCGGTATCTTGGCTCTGAAAATTTTGGCCATGTCATTACTTACTGCACGTCAACGATTCCGAAAACAG GTCTTCGCAAATCCGGAGGACACATCACTCGCaagtaaaaaatcaaaggTCGTCTTTGACGACCCAGATGTCGAACGAGTCCGCAGAGCACACTTGAACGACCTTGAAAATGTTGTGCCATGGTTCATCGTCACTTCGCTTTGGATAGGAACTGATCCATCAACATGGCTGGCCAGTTTGTTGATCCGAACTTTCGTCATCACGAGGATAATCCACACCATCGTCTACGCAATCGTACCGTTTCCACAACCTGCAAGAGGCCTCAGTTTTGGCGTAGGATTTTTGACCACCGGCTACATGGCGGTTTCAACAATAATGCACTACTCAtcttag